From Rattus rattus isolate New Zealand chromosome 17, Rrattus_CSIRO_v1, whole genome shotgun sequence, the proteins below share one genomic window:
- the Lrrc29 gene encoding leucine-rich repeat-containing protein 29 isoform X1: MADSLPLEMLTYILSFLPLSDQKEASLVSRAWYCAAQNALRETNVRYNIPVSSASLSAIKSLGLRGISCISLTNLDGSPASHQVLQTVAYHLGPHLQSLCLGGGSPTEASFLALILGCPVLRTLDLSGCNSLFTSGTLLAQPETAQCVRKALSGLRDLNLAGLRDLTDLSFNHLSSCFPSLERLSLAYCHLTFELGSTWGSTSPQASSPSQLSFHNLLRFIKERAGTLRALDLSGTGLPPEALQALGQVTGLKLEELNVNSCKDLSSEAVATLCRQQPGLTSLDLSGCSELTDRALLAVSRGLHHLRHLSLKKLQRLTDAGCVALGALHELQSLDMAECCLVSGRELAQVLGSVRRAPPALTSLRLAYCSSLKVLQFPQLRQLSLSLLPAFTDMGLVAVARGCPSLERLTLSHCSHLSDEGWVQAARLWPRLQHLNLSSCSQVTEQTLDTIGQACKQLRVLDVAMCPGINMAAVKHFQAQLPQVTCIQSRFVGGADLTLTL; encoded by the exons ACAAATGTGCGCTACAACATTCCTGTGTCCTCTGCCTCACTCTCAGCCATCAAGAGTTTGGGCCTCAGGGGCATTTCATGCATCAGCTTGACCAATCTGGATGGCTCTCCAGCTTCGCACCAGGTACTGCAGACTGTTGCTTACCACTTAGGTCCACACCTGCAAAGCTTATGTCTGGGCGGGGGCAGCCCCACAGAGGCATCCTTTTTGGCCCTGATCCTGGGATGCCCAGTCCTTCGCACACTTGATCTCAGTGGCTGCAACAGTCTCTTCACATCAGGCACTCTGCTGGCTCAGCCTGAGACAGCACAGTGTGTCCGAAAGGCCTTGAGTGGCCTCCGTGATCTTAACCTGGCTGGCCTACGTGACCTGACTGACCTCAGCTTCAACCATCTCAGTAGTTGTTTCCCCAGCCTGGAGCGCCTCTCCTTGGCTTACTGCCATCTTACCTTTGAGTTAGGCTCAACCTGGGGCTCCACCAGCCCCcaggcttcctctccctcccagcttTCCTTCCACAACTTGCTACGGTTCATCAAGGAAAGAGCTGGCACGCTGCGTGCCCTAGACCTCAGTGGTACTGGTTTGCCACCTGAGGCCCTACAAGCCCTGGGCCAAGTGACTGGATTGAAGTTGGAAGAGTTGAATGTGAACAGCTGTAAAGACCTCTCCTCAGAGGCTGTGGCCACCCTGTGTCGCCAGCAGCCTGGTCTTACTTCTCTGGACCTTAGTGGCTGCTCAGAGCTGACCGATAGGGCACTCTTGGCTGTGAGCCGAGGCCTACACCACCTGCGGCATTTGAGTCTGAAGAAACTGCAGAGACTGACGGATGCAGGGTGTGTAGCCCTGGGGGCCCTGCATGAATTGCAGAGTTTGGACATGGCTGAATGCTGTCTAGTGAGTGGTCGGGAGCTGGCCCAGGTCCTAGGCTCAGTTCGCAGAGCTCCACCTGCACTGACTTCCCTCAGGCTGGCTTACTGCTCTTCACTGAAG GTGCTCCAGTTCCCTCAGCTGAGGCAGTTGTCATTGAGCTTGTTGCCAGCTTTCACAGACATGGGCTTGGTGGCTGTGGCTAGGGGCTGTCCTAGCCTGGAGCGCTTGACATTGAGTCACTGCAGCCACCTCAGTGATGAGGGATGGGTCCAGGCAGCCAGGTTGTGGCCAAGGCTGCAACATCTCAACCTGTCTAGCTGCAGTCAGGTCACAGAGCA AACTTTGGATACTATTGGGCAGGCATGCAAGCAGCTTCGAGTGTTGGATGTGGCCATGTGTCCTGGTATCAACATGGCAGCTGTCAAACACTTTCAAGCACAGCTGCCTCAGGTGACCTGCATCCAGTCTCGCTTCGTGGGAGGGGCTGACCTGACCCTAACACTCTGA
- the Lrrc29 gene encoding leucine-rich repeat-containing protein 29 isoform X2 translates to MAECCLVSGRELAQVLGSVRRAPPALTSLRLAYCSSLKVLQFPQLRQLSLSLLPAFTDMGLVAVARGCPSLERLTLSHCSHLSDEGWVQAARLWPRLQHLNLSSCSQVTEQTLDTIGQACKQLRVLDVAMCPGINMAAVKHFQAQLPQVTCIQSRFVGGADLTLTL, encoded by the exons ATGGCTGAATGCTGTCTAGTGAGTGGTCGGGAGCTGGCCCAGGTCCTAGGCTCAGTTCGCAGAGCTCCACCTGCACTGACTTCCCTCAGGCTGGCTTACTGCTCTTCACTGAAG GTGCTCCAGTTCCCTCAGCTGAGGCAGTTGTCATTGAGCTTGTTGCCAGCTTTCACAGACATGGGCTTGGTGGCTGTGGCTAGGGGCTGTCCTAGCCTGGAGCGCTTGACATTGAGTCACTGCAGCCACCTCAGTGATGAGGGATGGGTCCAGGCAGCCAGGTTGTGGCCAAGGCTGCAACATCTCAACCTGTCTAGCTGCAGTCAGGTCACAGAGCA AACTTTGGATACTATTGGGCAGGCATGCAAGCAGCTTCGAGTGTTGGATGTGGCCATGTGTCCTGGTATCAACATGGCAGCTGTCAAACACTTTCAAGCACAGCTGCCTCAGGTGACCTGCATCCAGTCTCGCTTCGTGGGAGGGGCTGACCTGACCCTAACACTCTGA
- the Lrrc29 gene encoding leucine-rich repeat-containing protein 29 isoform X3 has protein sequence MADSLPLEMLTYILSFLPLSDQKEASLVSRAWYCAAQNALRETNVRYNIPVSSASLSAIKSLGLRGISCISLTNLDGSPASHQVLQTVAYHLGPHLQSLCLGGGSPTEASFLALILGCPVLRTLDLSGCNSLFTSGTLLAQPETAQCVRKALSGLRDLNLAGLRDLTDLSFNHLSSCFPSLERLSLAYCHLTFELGSTWGSTSPQASSPSQLSFHNLLRFIKERAGTLRALDLSGTGLPPEALQALGQVTGLKLEELNVNSCKDLSSEAVATLCRQQPGLTSLDLSGCSELTDRALLAVSRGLHHLRHLSLKKLQRLTDAGCVALGALHELQSLDMAECCLVSGRELAQVLGSVRRAPPALTSLRLAYCSSLKDASVLSMIPALGPSLKVLDLSSCVALTNQTMQAICTYLIHLSVLRLAWCKELQDWGLLGLKEPSDEPVLNPQLHQEVESQAPDHQEPSSEPQGSSLLMLQALQELDLTACSKLTDASLAKVLQFPQLRQLSLSLLPAFTDMGLVAVARGCPSLERLTLSHCSHLSDEGWVQAARLWPRLQHLNLSSCSQVTEQTLDTIGQACKQLRVLDVAMCPGINMAAVKHFQAQLPQVTCIQSRFVGGADLTLTL, from the exons ACAAATGTGCGCTACAACATTCCTGTGTCCTCTGCCTCACTCTCAGCCATCAAGAGTTTGGGCCTCAGGGGCATTTCATGCATCAGCTTGACCAATCTGGATGGCTCTCCAGCTTCGCACCAGGTACTGCAGACTGTTGCTTACCACTTAGGTCCACACCTGCAAAGCTTATGTCTGGGCGGGGGCAGCCCCACAGAGGCATCCTTTTTGGCCCTGATCCTGGGATGCCCAGTCCTTCGCACACTTGATCTCAGTGGCTGCAACAGTCTCTTCACATCAGGCACTCTGCTGGCTCAGCCTGAGACAGCACAGTGTGTCCGAAAGGCCTTGAGTGGCCTCCGTGATCTTAACCTGGCTGGCCTACGTGACCTGACTGACCTCAGCTTCAACCATCTCAGTAGTTGTTTCCCCAGCCTGGAGCGCCTCTCCTTGGCTTACTGCCATCTTACCTTTGAGTTAGGCTCAACCTGGGGCTCCACCAGCCCCcaggcttcctctccctcccagcttTCCTTCCACAACTTGCTACGGTTCATCAAGGAAAGAGCTGGCACGCTGCGTGCCCTAGACCTCAGTGGTACTGGTTTGCCACCTGAGGCCCTACAAGCCCTGGGCCAAGTGACTGGATTGAAGTTGGAAGAGTTGAATGTGAACAGCTGTAAAGACCTCTCCTCAGAGGCTGTGGCCACCCTGTGTCGCCAGCAGCCTGGTCTTACTTCTCTGGACCTTAGTGGCTGCTCAGAGCTGACCGATAGGGCACTCTTGGCTGTGAGCCGAGGCCTACACCACCTGCGGCATTTGAGTCTGAAGAAACTGCAGAGACTGACGGATGCAGGGTGTGTAGCCCTGGGGGCCCTGCATGAATTGCAGAGTTTGGACATGGCTGAATGCTGTCTAGTGAGTGGTCGGGAGCTGGCCCAGGTCCTAGGCTCAGTTCGCAGAGCTCCACCTGCACTGACTTCCCTCAGGCTGGCTTACTGCTCTTCACTGAAG GATGCCTCGGTGCTCTCCATGATCCCAGCATTGGGCCCAAGCCTCAAGGTGCTAGACTTGTCCTCCTGTGTGGCCCTCACTAACCAGACCATGCAGGCCATCTGCACCTACCTTATTCACCTGTCAGTCCTGCGCCTGGCTTGGTGCAAGGAGCTCCAGGACTGGGGGCTTTTGGGGTTGAAGGAGCCAAGTGATGAGCCTGTGCTAAATCCCCAG CTTCACCAAGAGGTGGAAAGTCAGGCTCCAGACCACCAGGAGCCCAGTTCTGAGCCACAGGGCTCCTCCCTGCTCATGCTTCAGGCTCTGCAGGAGTTGGACCTCACAGCCTGCAGTAAGCTGACTGACGCCAGTTTGGCCAAG GTGCTCCAGTTCCCTCAGCTGAGGCAGTTGTCATTGAGCTTGTTGCCAGCTTTCACAGACATGGGCTTGGTGGCTGTGGCTAGGGGCTGTCCTAGCCTGGAGCGCTTGACATTGAGTCACTGCAGCCACCTCAGTGATGAGGGATGGGTCCAGGCAGCCAGGTTGTGGCCAAGGCTGCAACATCTCAACCTGTCTAGCTGCAGTCAGGTCACAGAGCA AACTTTGGATACTATTGGGCAGGCATGCAAGCAGCTTCGAGTGTTGGATGTGGCCATGTGTCCTGGTATCAACATGGCAGCTGTCAAACACTTTCAAGCACAGCTGCCTCAGGTGACCTGCATCCAGTCTCGCTTCGTGGGAGGGGCTGACCTGACCCTAACACTCTGA